The proteins below are encoded in one region of Nitrospinaceae bacterium:
- the hemH gene encoding ferrochelatase — protein MPAGYDSVLLIGFGGPTKGCCRKYEDCPGEAFCFVKNVVGDRAGGDERIQEVSEHYKHFGGVSPFSFFSQKQAGALEMELERLGHQVPVYVGYRFWTPFVKEALAEMHRRGLRRTLAIALAPHRAKVSFEAYRSEVAAAREALDGEAPEVDFIETPWFDHPGFVGATAGRIKELEALMGKERYREAHLIFSAHSIPVPMAKVSPYEAQFVGTAERATEVLGRDGFSFGYQSSPNVPPGTWLEPDVLDMVSEAADRGAKDVIVAPVGFICDHVEVLFDLDVEAKEAAEAHGMGFFRAGTVGSHPKFISMLSEIVIAQMAGEGA, from the coding sequence ATGCCAGCTGGCTACGATTCGGTTCTCCTCATCGGTTTCGGCGGGCCAACGAAAGGTTGCTGCCGAAAATATGAAGATTGCCCGGGCGAGGCGTTTTGCTTTGTTAAAAATGTGGTGGGTGATCGTGCTGGCGGCGATGAGCGCATTCAAGAAGTGTCCGAGCACTACAAACATTTCGGCGGCGTCTCCCCATTTAGTTTTTTCTCGCAAAAACAAGCTGGCGCTCTTGAAATGGAGCTTGAACGTTTGGGCCATCAGGTACCCGTTTATGTGGGCTATCGATTCTGGACCCCGTTCGTGAAGGAAGCCCTTGCCGAGATGCACCGCCGGGGGCTGCGGCGAACGCTAGCCATTGCGCTTGCGCCGCATCGCGCCAAGGTGAGCTTTGAGGCCTATCGCAGCGAGGTGGCAGCGGCGAGGGAGGCCCTGGACGGCGAGGCGCCCGAGGTGGATTTCATCGAGACCCCCTGGTTCGATCATCCGGGGTTTGTTGGTGCCACGGCGGGGCGCATCAAGGAACTCGAAGCGCTTATGGGCAAGGAGCGGTACCGCGAGGCGCATCTGATATTTTCGGCGCACTCGATTCCGGTGCCCATGGCAAAGGTTTCGCCCTATGAGGCGCAATTTGTTGGGACAGCCGAAAGAGCTACCGAGGTGCTCGGAAGGGACGGTTTTAGTTTTGGGTATCAGAGCAGTCCGAATGTTCCGCCCGGTACATGGCTTGAGCCCGATGTTCTCGACATGGTGAGTGAGGCGGCGGACCGAGGCGCGAAGGATGTCATCGTGGCCCCCGTGGGATTTATCTGTGATCACGTGGAAGTTCTTTTCGACCTCGACGTTGAGGCCAAAGAGGCGGCCGAGGCGCACGGAATGGGATTCTTCCGCGCGGGTACCGTCGGCTCACACCCCAAGTTTATTTCGATGCTCTCTGAGATTGTCATAGCCCAGATGGCGGGAGAGGGCGCTTGA
- the hemG gene encoding protoporphyrinogen oxidase, with product MNQVSASKPLRRAVVLGGGITGLVAAHRLREGARERGISLEITLAEAGGRFGGSIQTAREAGFVMERGPDCFLSTKPEGLALCRELGLEGNLAGTKSAHRRSFILRNGRLVPVPEGFYLLAPSSMLPFITTPIFSPLGKLRMAMDFFIPARKETGDETLASFVRRRFGQQALERMAQPMIAGIYSADPEELSLEATMPQFLEMERTHGSVIRALRKRMRGMAASSQKSSTSGPRYGLFLTLDTGMESMVDALLERIPAESLRSNARATSLRPEGERWRVGFEDEGEIEADAVCLALPAGSTQKLVKDLSRGLADRLSEIPAGSVVTLNLAFDRGQVAHPLDGMGFVVPEIESRILLACSFSSSKFEGRAPDGKVLLRAFVGGAQGKMAFDLSDDEMIERVMAELGPLLGIRGAPEAAVLTRYPGAMAQYRLGHIERVSAIEDEMKKLPGLAVAGSAYRGVGIPDCAAGAGEAATLLLDRIASLSN from the coding sequence TTGAATCAGGTGTCTGCATCAAAACCTCTGCGACGCGCGGTTGTCCTCGGCGGCGGAATTACCGGTCTTGTCGCCGCCCATCGGTTACGGGAGGGGGCGCGGGAGCGGGGGATTTCTCTTGAGATTACCCTGGCCGAGGCCGGGGGGCGTTTTGGCGGCTCCATCCAGACGGCTCGCGAGGCGGGTTTTGTCATGGAGCGGGGGCCCGACTGTTTTCTCTCAACCAAACCCGAGGGCCTTGCTCTGTGCCGCGAGTTGGGACTCGAAGGCAATCTTGCGGGTACTAAATCTGCTCATCGGCGTAGTTTTATTCTGAGAAATGGGCGGCTTGTACCTGTGCCCGAGGGGTTCTATCTCCTCGCGCCCTCCTCGATGCTCCCCTTCATCACCACCCCGATTTTCAGCCCGCTCGGCAAGCTCCGGATGGCGATGGATTTTTTCATTCCCGCCAGAAAAGAAACAGGCGATGAAACACTGGCGAGTTTTGTGCGCCGCCGCTTCGGCCAGCAAGCCCTTGAGCGAATGGCGCAGCCCATGATTGCCGGAATCTATTCAGCTGATCCAGAAGAATTGAGCCTTGAGGCGACGATGCCCCAGTTTCTAGAAATGGAGCGCACGCACGGCAGCGTCATTCGGGCCTTGAGAAAGCGGATGCGCGGCATGGCGGCGAGCAGTCAAAAAAGCTCGACCAGCGGCCCGCGCTACGGGCTTTTCCTGACCCTGGATACAGGGATGGAATCGATGGTAGATGCCCTGCTTGAGCGCATTCCCGCTGAATCTCTTCGATCAAATGCGCGGGCCACCTCTCTGCGCCCAGAGGGCGAGCGCTGGCGAGTCGGCTTCGAGGACGAGGGAGAGATTGAGGCTGATGCTGTGTGTCTTGCGCTGCCGGCTGGCTCTACACAAAAGTTGGTGAAGGACCTGTCTCGGGGGTTGGCGGATCGTTTGAGTGAGATTCCCGCCGGCTCGGTTGTGACCCTGAACCTCGCGTTTGATCGCGGGCAGGTGGCGCATCCCCTCGATGGGATGGGTTTTGTTGTTCCTGAAATTGAGAGCCGAATTCTCCTGGCCTGCTCTTTTTCTAGTTCGAAGTTCGAGGGACGGGCGCCCGATGGCAAGGTGCTCCTGCGCGCCTTCGTGGGCGGGGCGCAGGGGAAAATGGCCTTTGATTTATCGGACGATGAAATGATTGAGCGCGTGATGGCAGAACTTGGGCCGCTTCTTGGTATTCGAGGGGCGCCCGAGGCGGCTGTTCTTACGCGCTATCCGGGGGCAATGGCCCAGTACCGCCTCGGCCATATCGAGCGTGTAAGCGCTATTGAGGACGAAATGAAAAAGCTGCCCGGCCTCGCCGTAGCGGGCAGCGCCTATCGCGGAGTGGGTATCCCTGACTGCGCTGCGGGCGCGGGAGAGGCCGCAACGCTCCTGCTTGACCGTATCGCCTCTTTATCGAATTAA
- a CDS encoding TIGR04053 family radical SAM/SPASM domain-containing protein: MNTLVSRKPDFLKIDFDRSPFIVIWEVTQACSLACLHCRAEACPGRNIGELTTEEAFALLDETRRFGPVLFVITGGDPLERPDIFEIIRHGAEIGLRMTMTPAGTEKMTRAIIKRMKDSGLVRLAVSLDGHDKESHDKFRGVEGSFEWTMNSIRFAHEIGLEVQVNTTVTHFNKDRVRDIAAILAEESITLWSVFFLVPVGRGGRHLMISPKGHEEVFHELYDLSREMPFDIKTTAAQHYRRVMMQRTAMDRIEGVHQNGSAPLASAPGFNATGGQGGSAHTTAGRASKGVNDGRGFVFVSHLGEVMPSGFLPVSAGNVKNASLVDIYRNHEMFRALRRPEGYENKCGYCDYNDVCGGSRSRAWAITGNFLASESYCTYRPQRPGSDKTASNTYRSDHATASSLSRAEVNAALMKPE, translated from the coding sequence ATGAATACCTTGGTGTCTCGAAAACCAGATTTCCTCAAAATCGACTTTGATCGCTCCCCGTTTATCGTAATCTGGGAGGTGACGCAGGCCTGCTCCCTCGCCTGCCTGCACTGCCGGGCCGAGGCTTGCCCAGGCCGCAACATCGGCGAGTTGACTACCGAGGAGGCCTTCGCCCTTCTCGATGAAACTCGCCGATTCGGGCCCGTCCTGTTCGTCATCACGGGCGGCGATCCGCTTGAGCGGCCCGACATCTTCGAAATCATCCGGCACGGCGCTGAAATTGGTCTTCGCATGACAATGACCCCGGCTGGCACCGAAAAAATGACGCGCGCCATCATCAAACGCATGAAAGACTCAGGCCTCGTCCGGCTCGCCGTCAGCCTCGATGGCCACGATAAGGAGAGCCACGATAAATTTCGGGGCGTCGAGGGAAGCTTCGAGTGGACGATGAATTCTATTCGATTCGCTCACGAAATCGGCCTTGAGGTTCAGGTAAACACCACCGTCACCCACTTCAACAAGGACAGGGTGCGCGATATCGCCGCAATTCTCGCAGAGGAGAGCATCACCCTTTGGAGCGTGTTCTTCCTCGTACCCGTGGGGAGAGGCGGACGCCATCTCATGATCTCGCCCAAGGGGCACGAAGAAGTTTTTCACGAACTATACGATTTGAGCCGCGAGATGCCCTTTGACATCAAGACCACCGCCGCCCAGCACTACCGACGGGTAATGATGCAGCGCACAGCGATGGATCGCATCGAGGGAGTTCACCAGAACGGCAGCGCCCCTCTTGCCTCAGCCCCGGGCTTCAATGCGACAGGCGGACAAGGTGGTAGCGCCCACACCACTGCCGGGCGCGCCTCCAAAGGCGTGAACGACGGAAGGGGTTTTGTGTTTGTCAGCCACCTCGGCGAGGTCATGCCAAGCGGATTTTTGCCTGTCTCGGCTGGCAACGTGAAAAACGCCTCACTCGTGGACATCTACCGCAACCATGAAATGTTCCGTGCCTTAAGGCGCCCCGAGGGCTACGAGAATAAATGCGGCTACTGCGACTACAACGATGTGTGCGGCGGCTCGCGGTCAAGGGCCTGGGCCATTACGGGAAACTTTCTCGCCAGCGAATCCTACTGCACCTACCGGCCACAACGACCGGGCTCGGATAAAACAGCTTCGAACACCTACCGGAGCGACCATGCGACAGCCAGCTCCCTTAGCCGCGCCGAGGTCAACGCGGCCCTCATGAAGCCGGAATAA
- a CDS encoding Flp family type IVb pilin, with protein MSRFSGAGRFGSEQGQSLVEYVLILSLVSIVVVAALGLLGTAVVDLVDSVVDLFS; from the coding sequence TTGTCACGCTTTTCGGGTGCCGGTCGATTTGGCTCCGAGCAGGGACAATCCCTCGTAGAGTACGTATTAATCCTATCGCTGGTTTCTATTGTGGTCGTGGCGGCACTGGGCCTTCTGGGGACTGCCGTTGTCGATCTGGTCGATTCGGTGGTTGATTTGTTTAGTTAA
- a CDS encoding pilus assembly protein, translated as MTRQKTKMDRVISMIHRWRGERGQAVVEFALLAPILIVLVMGVLDMARAYSVLQVVTNAAREGARQGILPDSTDALVTTTVETFLTAAGQAGCTTIGVNVGSAASAGDSTAVTVSCDFEALTGTLIPGWEGTFALAQTATMRHE; from the coding sequence ATGACCAGGCAAAAGACGAAGATGGATAGAGTAATTTCGATGATTCACAGATGGCGCGGGGAACGTGGCCAGGCGGTTGTCGAATTCGCGCTTCTTGCGCCCATTCTGATTGTCTTGGTGATGGGTGTGCTAGACATGGCGCGTGCCTATAGCGTGCTACAGGTGGTGACAAATGCTGCACGCGAGGGCGCGCGGCAGGGAATACTCCCAGATAGCACCGACGCCCTGGTGACGACGACGGTGGAGACTTTCCTCACTGCAGCGGGGCAAGCAGGTTGTACGACGATTGGCGTGAATGTTGGTTCTGCCGCCAGCGCGGGCGACAGTACGGCGGTGACGGTTTCTTGTGATTTCGAGGCTTTGACGGGAACGCTGATACCCGGCTGGGAGGGCACTTTTGCACTTGCCCAGACGGCGACGATGCGGCACGAATAA
- a CDS encoding Tad domain-containing protein gives MASVRKIFKETNGQALIVAALALPVIGGAAALAVDVGHAYVAKTSIQTAVDAGARAGAAILADGGSQADATTAATTFANANLDTAVYLANAVPAVSFPTSTSISVSVEHDVSFYFAPLVGIDSTSVSASATATLASVSGVGANSLVPLAIYCNNDTGCAGVLSVGQNYSLQRYCGNFFKDGATGSSCGNTISDGEVFLVGITFDNNNSNAAFRSAVEDGYSDSVSLGQEARALPGNRNGWRSGMTNRLSDGRNEAYVPIISGLDPTTGTYNIQIADFVKVDISSFVEDGSTDTTTLQITQGAVSTTDFADSGEGLDINSVVGVRLSN, from the coding sequence TTGGCAAGTGTTCGCAAAATATTCAAGGAGACGAATGGGCAGGCACTTATCGTCGCGGCGCTTGCGCTTCCCGTTATCGGCGGCGCTGCCGCACTGGCGGTAGATGTGGGCCATGCCTATGTGGCCAAAACATCGATTCAGACAGCTGTGGACGCCGGAGCACGTGCAGGCGCTGCGATTCTGGCAGATGGTGGCTCGCAGGCCGACGCTACGACCGCCGCCACGACATTTGCCAACGCGAATCTCGATACGGCTGTCTATCTTGCCAATGCGGTGCCCGCTGTTTCGTTTCCCACCTCGACCTCAATATCGGTTTCGGTTGAGCACGACGTGTCGTTTTATTTCGCGCCGCTTGTGGGTATCGATTCGACATCCGTGAGCGCTAGTGCCACGGCAACACTTGCCAGTGTTTCTGGTGTCGGTGCTAATTCGCTAGTTCCCCTGGCAATCTACTGCAACAACGATACAGGCTGCGCCGGTGTGTTGAGCGTGGGGCAGAATTATTCTCTTCAACGTTATTGTGGGAATTTTTTCAAAGATGGGGCGACGGGAAGCTCGTGCGGCAATACCATCTCTGATGGTGAGGTTTTCCTCGTGGGCATCACGTTTGACAACAACAACAGCAACGCCGCTTTTCGCTCTGCTGTTGAGGACGGTTATTCGGATTCAGTTTCCCTCGGACAGGAGGCGCGGGCACTGCCCGGCAATCGAAACGGTTGGCGTAGCGGGATGACGAACCGGCTGAGCGATGGAAGAAACGAGGCGTATGTCCCCATAATTTCCGGGCTGGACCCAACGACGGGTACCTACAACATTCAAATAGCCGATTTTGTGAAGGTGGATATCTCCAGTTTCGTTGAAGACGGCAGCACCGACACAACAACGCTTCAGATTACGCAGGGCGCGGTTTCCACCACGGATTTCGCGGACTCAGGCGAGGGATTGGACATCAACTCGGTCGTCGGCGTTCGTTTGTCGAACTAA
- a CDS encoding DUF393 domain-containing protein — MPANNYHSPLVMNDLEGRAILLWDGECAFCKNCIEWLLRLDKRGLILPVPYQEVPIPPMSKALREQCQRAIQLISPGQSPVSAGQAFLEILSLLGWKKSAAVMSAAPFVYAVEILYWLIARNRWLIGRLVKNR, encoded by the coding sequence ATTACCACAGTCCCCTGGTGATGAATGATCTTGAGGGGCGGGCCATCCTGCTCTGGGACGGGGAATGCGCTTTTTGTAAAAACTGCATTGAATGGCTGTTGCGTTTGGATAAAAGGGGCCTGATTCTCCCAGTGCCCTACCAAGAAGTTCCCATCCCCCCGATGAGCAAAGCACTACGGGAGCAATGCCAGCGCGCCATTCAACTCATTTCGCCGGGCCAGAGCCCGGTTTCGGCTGGGCAAGCCTTTCTCGAAATTTTATCGCTGCTTGGATGGAAAAAAAGCGCCGCTGTTATGTCAGCGGCGCCTTTTGTGTATGCGGTGGAAATTCTTTACTGGCTTATCGCCCGAAACAGGTGGCTTATCGGCCGTCTTGTTAAAAACCGCTAG